In Lineus longissimus chromosome 9, tnLinLong1.2, whole genome shotgun sequence, one genomic interval encodes:
- the LOC135493382 gene encoding small ribosomal subunit protein uS3B, which produces MAAPISKKRKFVADGVFKAELNEFLTRELAEDGYSGVEVRVTPTRTEIIILATKTQNVLGEKGRRIRELTSVVQKRFNFPESTVELYAEKVATRGLCAIAQCESLRYKLIGGLAVRRACYGVLRFIMESGAKGCEVVVSGKLRGQRAKSMKFVDGLMIHSGDPTNDYVDTAVRHVLLRQGVLGIKVKIMLPWDPTGKLGPKRPLPDHVSIVEPKEEKAPAQPYSEQKGQKPTDTPAPPVAPVN; this is translated from the exons atggcggcCCCAATCTCGAAGAAGAGGAAG ttcGTCGCAGACGGTGTCTTCAAGGCTGAATTGAATGAGTTCCTGACCAGAGAACTCGCCGAAGATGGCTACAGTGGTGTCGAGGTCCGAGTCACACCGACCAGGACCGAGATCATCATCTTGGCCACCAAGACCCAGAATGTTCTGGGTGAGAAGGGTCGTCGTATCAGGGAATTGACCTCCGTTGTTCAGAAGAGGTTCAACTTCCCAGAAAGTACAGTTGAG TTGTATGCAGAGAAGGTAGCAACGCGTGGTCTTTGTGCTATTGCCCAGTGTGAATCTCTCCGTTACAAACTTATCGGAGGTCTGGCTGTCCGAAG GGCGTGTTATGGTGTTCTCCGATTCATCATGGAGAGCGGCGCCAAGGGCTGTGAGGTGGTCGTGTCTGGCAAGCTCCGTGGTCAGAGAGCCAAGTCGATGAAGTTCGTCGATGGTCTGATGATTCACAGTGGCGACCCAACGAACGATTATGTTGATACTGCCGTCAGACACGTATTGCTTAGACAAG GTGTCCTTGGCATCAAGGTCAAAATTATGTTGCCGTGGGATCCTACTGGCAAGCTCGGACCAAAGCGCCCTCTGCCCGATCATGTCAGCATCGTGGAACCAAAGGAGGAAAAGGCACCGGCGCAGCCATACAGTGAACAGAAGGGTCAGAAGCCAACAGATACGCCCGCACCTCCAGTTGCTCCAGTAAATTAA
- the LOC135493517 gene encoding cathepsin O-like, whose protein sequence is ISGLVSKIKTLFILTIFTLSVGLKYVEGQSRYSLHIEVQFNHFIKRFQKPYVNGTAIYRERLLVFEENVKRQEKLNSLRTHNASAFYGVTKFSDLTPEEFRAKFLKYRPTSYAPPFSKSGTRLEFMSLKEGAVPRKDIPQKFDWRDYKNVTPVKNQKDCGGCWAFSTVETIETMHSIKYGKLKELSVQQMIDCAGNGNYGCRGGDICSALAWLIQSKTSLVTEEKYPLTDESNSCKIFPNGTKGVEIKSYTCKSYVDQETEMLSLIVNHGPLDVSVDATTWSDYQGGVIMYHCPDHNNHAAVIVGYDLTGDVPYYIVRNSWGEDFGDKGYIKIKYTGNLCGIAEHVATVTL, encoded by the exons attagtggtcttgtctccaaaATAAAAACGTTGtttattttgacaatttttaccCTCTCAGTTGGCTTGAAATATGTGGAAGGTCAAAGCAGATATTCTCTTCATATCGAAGTTCAATTCAATCATTTCATAAAGCGGTTTCAAAAGCCGTATGTCAATGGAACAGCTATATATCGGGAACGACTTCTTGTGTTTGAG GAAAATGTGAAGAGACAAGAAAAGCTGAATTCTCTCAGAACCCACAATGCAAGTGCCTTCTATGGTGTGACAAAGTTTTCTGACCTCACACCAGAAGAATTCAGAG CAAAGTTCCTCAAGTACCGGCCAACTAGCTATGCTCCGCCCTTTTCCAAGAGTGGCACACGACTTGAATTCATGAGTTTGAAGGAGGGAGCAGTTCCCAGAAAAGATATCCCACAGAAGTTTGATTG GAGAGACTATAAGAATGTGACACCTGTCAAGAACCAAAAGGACTGTGGGGGATGCTG GGCATTCAGTACAGTTGAGACCATTGAGACAATGCATTCCATCAAATACGGCAAATTGAAAGAATTGTCCGTCCAGCAGATGATCGATTGTGCTGGGAACGGGAACTACGGTTGCAGGGGTGGAGACATCTGCAGCGCTCTTGCCTGGTTGATCCAG aGTAAGACGTCACTGGTCACCGAGGAGAAGTACCCTTTAACAGATGAATCGAATTCTTGCAAGATTTTCCCCAATGGTACTAAGGGAGTGGAGATAAAAAGCTACACTTGTAAAAG CTATGTGGACCAGGAAACAGAGATGCTGAGCCTAATTGTCAACCACGGCCCGCTTGATGTCAGCGTGGATGCCACCACTTGGAGCGACTACCAGGGAGGAGTCATAATGTACCACTGCCCTGATCATAACAATCATGCTGCCGTAATTGTGGGATATGATTTGACGG GTGATGTGCCGTACTACATCGTCCGTAATTCTTGGGGTGAAGATTTCGGCGATAAAGGATACATAAAGATAAAGTACACTGGAAATCTCTGCG GTATTGCAGAACATGTGGCAACTGTGACCTTGTAG